TCGGCAGGAAAAACTCAAAATAGTCTTATTTTCACTTGCAGGAGTATGTAGTGGAGGATCTTCATGGATGTTACACCCCTCCTGAACTGGCTCCGGAAGATGTGGACCGCCTGATTATGTTCAAGCTTATGTAACTTTCCCGTAGAATACCCAAACATGTGGACCGCCTAAGTATGTTAAATACCATGCCCATCTGAAATATTATCATAGTACTAATACTAATAGTAACAGTAATAGTAAAACGATAATAGTGACAGTAATAATAACAATGGTTGTTGTTTGGTTTGTTCTAAGGTTAGATGGTTGAAATGCTAGTGCTTGTATGATACGCATGGTGAAGTCCTCTTATCTTGTAATGTATGTGATcctttttagttttttatttgtGTGGTTTTTATATTGCCTTCTCTTGTCATGATCATGGTAACTAAAATAGCCCTCATTATATTAGTAAGAAACTTATAAACCAAGAGATAAACAAATACACTGATTAGAACTGATGGTGTTATCTTTTAGATTTTCACCATCTTGTTAATTTGATTCCTCAACCGTCCGGCTAGAATCACTAACGAATATCAAATGATCACCGTCCCTAACTACTTCTATTCCGTCTACTTCCGCCCCATCTTTGTTTAGGACCTTTGATGCCAAAAAACCGTACTTCTTTACACCAATATCCAGTAACTCCTGGAAGCTTCTCGGTAACATGACAAGTTTCCCTCCAACGTCTCCTTTCTCAGGGCAACTTACAACTACCCGACCGGGGTTTTCCCTCCCGCCAACTGAAACAGCTATGCTTTTAGGCCTCGGTGACACTAAGTCGATACTGTTCTCACCCTCTCGAGCATTCGACATTATCCCAAAAAGTGAGTTATGGAAACTATCACCTCTTCTTCGTCTCCGGCGTGATCGGCTCCAAGACCCGTCATCTGCATCTTGAAGACCGGATTGGATCATCATCGGCTCGCTTTTAAACCTGCCAAGAAATTTCATACGTGCAGAATCACGAACACGTTTCTTCTCAGGGATCGTCGCAAGCGGTGGTGGTCTGGTGAACTGGTGGTCATCTGGTAATTTGAAGGATAGAAATATGGTTTTTATTTCTTCGTGTCCTTGTTGGTCAGCCAAGTCTCGGGGGGTCCAACCGAGATGATCTTGTTGGTCAATGTTGGCTCCTTGGTCTAACAGAAATTTCACCATCTCGGTGTTACCTTCACCAACTGCAACGTGAAGAGCCGTCGATCCATCATTTCTGGCACGCGTGACATCTCCTCCATGACGAATGATTCGCTTGAGCAAATCTAAGTTGTTCTGCTCGGCTGCAACGCAAGAAAACTGTCCAACATCACCTGTTGATAGGGTGGCCCCGTTATCCGCCAAAAGCCTGATTACTGTTTCGTGGTTACCCATCATAGCCTCCCATAATGGAACATTCCCGTCTGAATCTGTATATCAATATAAATGTAAACCTATGTCAAATACTATTAAATCACACAGATGATGAAACATATAATCTTTCAAATGAATCACAAGAAGAAAAGTTGGctgtcattttcgtccatgtGATTTGTCCAATTATGCTAGCTCAGGCCAAATTATAAATTTGTACCATTTCCGTCAACATGCCAGTTTAATCCAAAAATTTAACGGTTGTTAACTTTGACTGTTAAATGATGGGTAAAAAGGTAATTTTCcgttttttattttcttttttacaaTTAATTATTCTGTGTTTAACAGTCAAAGTTAACGACCATGGAAATTTGAAATACTTAAATAAAAAACCTTTTACCCTCATTTAACAGTCAAAATTAACGATTGTTAACTTTTTGGATTAAACTGGCATGTTCCAAGAATGTCAGGGATGGAAATGCTTCAAATTTGAATTTTGGCCTGGACTAGCataatgacaaaccatagggtcgaaaatggcagttaactctaagaagaaaaaaaaagaagcaCCTGTGCAATTTGGATCTGCTCCATAATCTAGCAGCAAAACCACACAGTTCTCACTTCCTTGTGACGCTGCTATGTGCTGagaataaaacaaaacagacagaAAAACAAGTTAGTTTATAATTTATATGTTAAACTGTTAATATGCTTAGATTCATTGGCAATCAAATACATGAAAATTTGAATATGTGCATACCAAAGCAGTTCTTCCATTGTTGTCCGATTCGTTTGGATCAAGACCTTTCTTTAACAACTTTTGCAACAACTGATCATCACCTCTACGTGTAGCAAACGACAGACTTAACGGCAAGTCCATCCTCCCATGAGCCAGCATTTTCTCTGTCTCTAACAAGATTCCTTCCATAAGCGGATCGTTTAAGTTTTTCAAATGCTGCAAAAAGAGACGGTGTTTTAGATTAGATTAATAACTAATCTTACTAAATGACTAAATGCTTCATTATGCATAACTTTGACGAACCTTGAGGAGATTGTCCATCATAATGGTCCCATCACCGACATGGCTTTGAACGATGTTCAAGAACGTTGTCCGGTTCAACCGTAATAACTGGCTTAATCTTTTGGTGCGCACTGTGAATAGTTGAGGTCTGTAGCAAAGAACCCCGATCTCACCACAAAGATCACCGGGTCTTGCTTCGCCTACGACGTGTTCAACTCCATTTTTCATAACAAGCAGTTCCTGAATAAATTATCAGAAAGGGTTCATCCACTATAGTAAATCAATTCATTTTCATGTATAAATATGAAATTGAAGTGTTGAACACTCACCACTGCTCCTGTAACAAGTATGTAGAAATCTGTAGGTGCTTCATTCTGCAAAATAACATCTTCTTTTGGAGGAAAGTATTCAGCTTTCATTTCCGAGACCTTCAAATATATTCATTCACGTTAATAATCTGAAGGATGGCAGTTTTCGTAAATATACTGGTTTGTTGAAGGTAAGTGATGGAAGATACCAGCTGAAAGAGCACATCATCGGACACACCATTAAACAAGTAGGCTTTGTCGAGAAGTGAATAGAACAGATAATGGGAAATGCTTGAGCGAATGGCTTTCGGTAGTGACTCGATAGTCTCTTGTTGTTGAAGACCCTCTGAGTCGGTTCTAAACTTCAAATACAAATGTGAAAGCATCTGATCTTGCAACCGTACAGGCAAGTGATTCCTATGCGCAAAACTCGATGCTGCGTGAATCGTATCTCTCTGTAAAAGAAAGTTCATTCAACGATTAAAAACAATTAATAACATATTAACATGTAAACAAAACAATAAAACCAAGATTACTTACAAATTGACGTGTTTTACTGGTACCGTGGACAACCAAATTGGTCATATTTCCTATGAGATATGAAGTCAATCCGAGGTTGAAAAGCATGTAGCATATGACAAATATCATCTCACGTCGATTTTGAGCATGCAAATCGCCATATCCAACGGTTGTCAGAGTTGTGATGGACCAATACATTGATGTCACGTAACGATCCCACAAACGCTGGTCTTTGAAACTCGGATTATCAGTCCCTATCCAGGTCCCAGACGGGTTAGGATAATCAGCAGCAAGATAATAGTAGAAACAACCGGCGCAGTGTACTGCAAAGATGGTAACCTGCAATAGTCATATATAGACAATGTTAGTTTTGCAACTGTAACATTGATAGAGGTCACATGTAATTAGTACTTACGAAGATAAGCTTCGCACATCGAACCCAGAAGTAGTTGAAGTGCCTATCTTTCTCCAATCTGTTTCCAAAAGGAAAAGGAATTGAGATACAAAAAAATATTGAAGCTATATATCTCAAACTATCCTCTTGCCATTTCGAGGCCCGTAGAGTAATGTTCGACTTACTTATGGATCGAATCTAGTGGTATGAATTTCTAACAACacctaacacgaaattcatgGGTTTGGGATTAGTCTAAAGTCTAAACGGGTTCAGGTTAGTTTTGGGTCAAACCAGAGAATTTTAGATGATGGGTTAGGTTCTACTGTTCTAGTCAATATGCAATAAAAGGAAAAATGGGCCATCATATTTTATAGTTTAAAAGTAACacctttgtatttctttttcttgtaaatttgtcattttagagTACTGATCTACAAAAGATATATAATAGCATTTTTTCATATCTAAATGGTCATGTTCATGTCAACCACAAATACGCCTATCGTGTTTGGGTCCATGTGTTTGAAAGGTTTGTGTAAAATTTTGGGGGTTTGACCACTAACCCGATAACagaattttaatttaaaaaaaaatattaatgcCAACTaggattacaaaaaaaaaaaaaaaaaaaaaaaaaaaaaaaaacctgaatAATGTCAATAATACTTCAAACTTTTGTTAATTTAAAAGTCAGGCATTTTATTTTAAAAGCATTAAAAGTAGAACTTTGGGCGACTTCTACCCTTTAACCCATTTGACCTGGGTGACCATTCCATTAGAGATAAAACATAATATGAATTGACTCAATTCATTAACGAATTATGATGTTTATCCAAATCAATGAAAGTTGTACCTGGCAAACATGGCGCTAACTCTGCGCAAACGCCATAATCTAAACATGTTGAATAATCCATATGATTGCAAGGATCCAGAGGGTATTTTGCTGGCTAGTTCAGAAGGGATTGTGGAGATGACATCAAATGCCAACCAAGTCATTATATACCTCTTAGCAATCTGTTTCGGGTCGTCCACAAGAAGATAGGTACTTTTGTCGAGGTATGCTACAAAGAACGTAAGGATAATATCAATGGCAAAGAACCCATTGACAATGTTATCAATGATTGATAGCGGTCTCTCTGGTTTTTCCAGGAAACCGAATTCGAATGGAGACACCCATGCAGTGTATAGTACCAACGCAACTAGATATGTCTCCCATGCCCTGAAAGTTTTATTCAATTATTTAATCAGAAACTAATTAATAAAAGAATAAAATCAATAATTATCTAGAATACTGAAAAGACTCCACTAATGGTTCTAAGCAAAGTCATTCTTTTCTTCCAAAAAGAGTCAAAATTAGACGCATGAAGAACTAATCCTCATTTCTTTTCCAATTAATTGTCTTGTTCTAAAActgaatgccaaaagcattgTTTTCAGTTCAAAATTAGGCAGTGCTGTGAAAAGGGTAAAAAGGAATATAACTTCTGTAGTTCTGTACATATATTCTTGTGGTCTGTAATGTTTGAATAATTAAAAATATCTTAGAAAGTTTGGAATCATGTCTCTACGTGTAGTATGCACCATCCAAAAACAACACAAGATTCCAAATTGGCAAATACCTCTTGTAATTTTAGaagactaaaaagtcaacagaatctGTAATTATCTCCGTTCAAACATCTCCTTTTATCATGCAACTCTCGTGTCTGTATCTTATTCAACTTGGAACATAAATTCTTtttttatttcagaatttatatCGTAGGTTTAATTGTTTAAATTCATATAAGAACCTAAAGGACCTTCCAATACAAAATCTATGAGAACTGTGTAAACACATGTCCATCTTATTCATAAAAGCGCTTATGTGGATATTGCGGTTCTCGTATTGATCAGGCTACTAAAAACATATAACCAAATTAATATACGAGTACTAAATAAATATAACAAGTATAGAATATTGGTACTAAGTTTTACTTTCTACCAAAGAGCTTGTAGCCTAGCAATACCAAGATGCATAAAGAAGGTGCCCTTTGAGGTTGAGGGTTCAAGGCTCGTAGCAGACAAATTTGTATGTGGATTGGTGATAAAAACAGGATAACCTTGAACTGAGTGGTGCTCAAGGATTTACAAATATATGTCTGTAATTTTGCAGCCCAAATTTACCAAAATGATGTTCAAGAATCAATCAAGATTctgaaaagttaaaaaaacaaaaattaaatgtTCTCTCTTATCTCTGATAGAATCAGTAGTACAATCGTATACGATTTTCGGCCTTCTAGAGAAAGCACAAGAGAATAATAACAtatttaaaatataatatataactcTAGAAATATGAATGAATGCTTTTCTTCTAcatgtgtatatgtatgtgtatgtgtatgtgtatgtgtatgtgtcaATCTTCTTAAAATCGAACTCTATAAGTTGACGATTAATGTCAGCATTCTACACAGGTTGCTCACCGCCTCATCATCAGAACTTAATTTTCGTCATCAATGGCGGTCGCGCCAAAATCGAAAGCAATCAATTAACAAATTTCACTAGTTCATAAGTATAACAAACTAAGACCTAACGCTACCTGTAATCGAACTCACACAATCACACACACATGCATATCATCATGTGTATACATagatacagatatacacatatatatagagagagagatatGTACCTGTAACGACGATCGTAAGGGGAGATGATGAAGTTACGAAGTTTGATCCGGCGGTTGCTAGTAGTGGAGCCGAGAGACGGTAATATTCCGGTGGTGAGACTGTACTGGCTGCCTTCTCTAGAGACAAACGAATGTTCGAGTTCGTCTTCTTGAGCACCGGCACACACTGAAACCCTAAGACCTCCATTCTTGCTCTTGCTGTTGTTGTTAGGATGAAAAATATCAGCCATTTACAATTTCCGTGATGTTCTCCTTCTGCATATCTATATGCTTGTATATATAGTTGGATAGATGAAGAACGATGTGGGTCCTCCCGTGTTACACGAGTCTTCTGTGGTCGCTCCTTTTTTTTAATTACTCGGTAAGTTCCCAATTTTGTTTAATTAATGTTTAATTCATATaacaaataattaaatataacaaACTAAGCCCACgactttatagcctagtggcattttAGGAATGGAATAAGACTTTTTGATCAATAGATTCTGGGTTTGATTCTCACATTTTTCCATATTTattggtttcctcctgaattggtgtatagacattatgcctACTGGAGATATTTGtcgtttaatatatatatatatatatatatatatatatataggagaaggatccgttaggaaccaccctttattgcgagaaccgcgagaaccagtgtaaACACATGGTAAAATTGTAATTATGTGATATTTATTATAAAAACACGCTCCCCTCTGTTTCACAACTCTGTTCAGATCTACAGTTAGGGTTTCAGTCATCTGATCAGAACTTTGTATACATCGACGACGGTGGCCGACGGCGTTCACGTAACTCACCGGAGTTCACGGTGGCGACATCCAATCACGGTGTTTCCGGCGGCATTCACAACGACAACCCACCATTTACACCCTCTACATGGCATCCTCTGATTCATCAAGTGTCGATTCTCACACATCTGATGTTCCTCCTCATACATTCTCTAATAATCCTCCTCATATCTACATGGCATCCTCTGATTCATCAAGTGTCGATTCTCACACATCTGATTCTCAAACATCTGATGTTCCTTTTCATACATTCTCTGATAATTCTCCTCATACATCTGATGCTGACATTGTTGGTCCATCTGCTGATAATACAGTTGACGGTCACAATACATCTACAAATACAGAACATCAAGAGTTGCAGTTAATTCGATTTGTGACCAACGGTATTATGTTGACTGTAATTGATGTATATACTTTGTAAATGATATTATATTAAAtgatatgcatatgtgcattataTTTACTGTAAATGATGTTGCATTAAATTACATgtacatgtgcattatgttgattgtaaatgatattgtaATAAATTATATGCACAGgtgcattatgttgaaaattagaTTATGTCGTTGATGTATGGATTCTGAACAAGTGCCTTATGGATGACTATCCAATTATGTACAGGATGGCAGCAAATAAAGGGGCTTGTGTGGCGGACAACTACAAAAAAATAGGGGAAGTGACTGTGTAGGATTGTCAATGGAAGAACAATCCGACAACCTGGGAGGCATTGGTGGAGTTTATGTAGCTTCTGGCGTTGCTGAGAGACACCAGAATGAAGACGGGTTAATATGGGTGGGGTTGGCACTCGGAAAAATAAGTCGACTTTCAATGTTAAAACCGTTAGAGAGTATTTATGTGTCACAAGCGGGGACCCGTCGAGTGGCTTTGTAATGACCTGGAACGGTTGGGCTACACCTAAATCCAATATGTTAGCATGGAAAGGCGTCGAAGGCAGGTTACCGACAAAGATGGATCTGGAAAAAAAGGGGAATTCAGATCAGCAACACATTGTGCCCGGGTTGCGGATACGAGCAAGAAACTGTTGAACACATCCTCATTACGTGTTTGACTTATACGATTACTCAGTTGAATACATCATTTATCCGGTAATCACAACAAATTACTTCCttccgatttttttttttttgtcatccATAGACAAATAAACATAATTTCACTTGTAACCCCTTTGTAATACAGATGGCATCCTCTGATTCATCACATATATACCCTCCTTGTCAATCTGATAATGACATTAACAAAGTTAGTTCAACTTATAAAAGACCTATTTTTGATATCCATACTATTGAATCTATGTCTACATCAGAAAATGTCGTTGTAGCCGAACACTCAATTTCCGCTGAATACTCAATTTCCGATGACAATACTTCAACATCGACTGCTACATCACCCACAAATCTGGACCAACAGCAATTGCAATTTATACCAACAATTACAAGTTATACGATAGGAGACTAAAGGTAGTATACAGAAATAGTTTTTACATGCTTGATAACTCTATGTTTATATATCAGTGTTTATTTATCATTGTTCATTGCTTGTTTTTCTAGTATTTACATGCTTTACTACTCTATGTTACTATATCATTGTTTATTTAACATTTGCTTGGTTACTCTATGTTTCTGTATCATTGTTTATATAAAttgttcatttttttttgtttatctgCTTGATCAATATAACGATCATGCACATATGCATTATGTTGATAACACCCATACTCGTCACcgatcatgcacatgtgcattatgttgataacACCCATATGCGTCATCCGTAAACTATTAACCATCATTAACATGAACATGCACATGTGCCAACAATCCATAATCATCACAAATAAACTGTTAACCAACAGTACATAATTATGCACATGAGCATCACATTACCAACACCCCATACTCATCACAAAAaaaatttgttaaatatttaTACATCGTGCGTATACACACCATATACCATATTAATCACACTATATACCAGATTAATCACAATctgatatgtttttatttttatttatacaGGAACAATTACGACTTCTACACCTAATGGCACACCATATTGGATACCCGATGTTGATGTTGAATACATCCCTATTATAAACAGTACGTTTAACAGTTAGGAGGACGTTGATTCCAATGATACTGAtgaagatgttgatgatgatgctaaAGACCCTGCATATATATATGAACCTGAGCAACCTCATAGACATTCATCTAGGCGTGTAGACATTCATCCAGACGTCATAAAACATTCAACGATTCTTGATTATCCTATATATAACGATAAACAGTTTCTAAGCAATATTCTTTTTGTTTACAATCATTTTGCACTGTCTGTATACGTATTACATGATACTTTGATATCAATTACTTATTATACATAAGCGTATGTAATTTCATTATTGACCACCTAACATATATTACCAACATGGTTACTGTTTTGaaaaatgcacatgtgtataCATGTTTACTGTTTCACCCCTCATGGTAATTGTTTcaaacaatgcacatgtgcatacatgtttaATGTTTCACTACATATTGTTATTTTTCgaccaatgcacatgtgcatacattgTGCATACATGAATATCTTAACTACATGTAATTCgttttcctttacatatacatcaTCATATGCAATGTGGTACCCCATACGTAATAGGGTACCACATACGTAATATGATACGCTATATCAAActttgcacatgtgcaataccaaCATTTtctataccaaacaacataataCATCAAATATTAACAAACATACCAATATACCTGAACAATCAAATAGAGTTTTAACCCATCAACCACCATATAAAACATCGTATACGTCAAACTTCTTATATCAACCGTTATCGTAAAAACTACCCACATATTACAATCaaaagaaatcaagaaaaaaaaTTGTCTTTATAAATTGCATATCCACAAACTACCTACATAATATTCACATTATTTC
The Helianthus annuus cultivar XRQ/B chromosome 6, HanXRQr2.0-SUNRISE, whole genome shotgun sequence genome window above contains:
- the LOC110865583 gene encoding potassium channel AKT1 encodes the protein MADIFHPNNNSKSKNGGLRVSVCAGAQEDELEHSFVSREGSQYSLTTGILPSLGSTTSNRRIKLRNFIISPYDRRYRAWETYLVALVLYTAWVSPFEFGFLEKPERPLSIIDNIVNGFFAIDIILTFFVAYLDKSTYLLVDDPKQIAKRYIMTWLAFDVISTIPSELASKIPSGSLQSYGLFNMFRLWRLRRVSAMFARLEKDRHFNYFWVRCAKLIFVTIFAVHCAGCFYYYLAADYPNPSGTWIGTDNPSFKDQRLWDRYVTSMYWSITTLTTVGYGDLHAQNRREMIFVICYMLFNLGLTSYLIGNMTNLVVHGTSKTRQFRDTIHAASSFAHRNHLPVRLQDQMLSHLYLKFRTDSEGLQQQETIESLPKAIRSSISHYLFYSLLDKAYLFNGVSDDVLFQLVSEMKAEYFPPKEDVILQNEAPTDFYILVTGAVELLVMKNGVEHVVGEARPGDLCGEIGVLCYRPQLFTVRTKRLSQLLRLNRTTFLNIVQSHVGDGTIMMDNLLKHLKNLNDPLMEGILLETEKMLAHGRMDLPLSLSFATRRGDDQLLQKLLKKGLDPNESDNNGRTALHIAASQGSENCVVLLLDYGADPNCTDSDGNVPLWEAMMGNHETVIRLLADNGATLSTGDVGQFSCVAAEQNNLDLLKRIIRHGGDVTRARNDGSTALHVAVGEGNTEMVKFLLDQGANIDQQDHLGWTPRDLADQQGHEEIKTIFLSFKLPDDHQFTRPPPLATIPEKKRVRDSARMKFLGRFKSEPMMIQSGLQDADDGSWSRSRRRRRRGDSFHNSLFGIMSNAREGENSIDLVSPRPKSIAVSVGGRENPGRVVVSCPEKGDVGGKLVMLPRSFQELLDIGVKKYGFLASKVLNKDGAEVDGIEVVRDGDHLIFVSDSSRTVEESN